The Oncorhynchus gorbuscha isolate QuinsamMale2020 ecotype Even-year unplaced genomic scaffold, OgorEven_v1.0 Un_scaffold_6083, whole genome shotgun sequence sequence taaacagagacataaacagagacataaacagagacataaagagacaaacagagacataaacagagacataaacagagacataaagagacataaacaagagacataaagagacataaactgCAGGTGTAAATGATATAACAATGAGTTAACATAAAAGAGACAtatagagacataaagagacatatagagacataaagagacaaactgagacataaacagagacataaagagacataaacagagacataaacagagacataaacagacatacagagacataaacagacatagagagacataaacagagacataaacagagacataaacagagacataaacagacatagagagacataaacagagacataaagacataaacagagacataaagagacaaactgagacataaagagacaaactgagacataaacagagacataaacagagacataaacagagacataaacagagacataaacagagacataaacagacataaagagacataaacagagacataaacagagacataaacagagacataaacagagacataaaagagacataaacagacataaagagacaaactgagacataaacagagacataaacagagacataaacagagacataaacagagacataaacagacataaacagagacataaacagagacataaaagagacaaacagacataaacagagacataaagagacataaacagagacataaagagacataaacagagacataaacagacataaagagacaaacagagacataaacagacataaacagagacataaacagacataaagagacaaacagagacataaacagagacataaagagacaaactgagacataaacagagacataaagagacataaacagagacataaagagacataaagagacaaacagagacataaacagagacataaaagacaaactgagacataaacagacataaaagacataaacagagacataaagagacataaacagagacataaacagacataaagagacaaacagagacataaacagagtgacataaagagacaaactgagacataaacagagacataaagagacaaactgagacataaacagagacataaagagacataaacagagacataaacagagacataaacagacataaacagagacataaacagacaaaaagagacaaacagagacataaacagagacataaaaagagacaaactgagacataaacagagacataaagagacataaacagagacataaagagacataacagagacaaaagagacataaacagagacataaagagacaaactgagacatagagacataaacagagacataaagagacataaagagacaaactgagacataaacagacataaagagacataaacagacataaagagacataaacagagacataaagagacaaactgagacataaagagacaaaactgagacataaacagagacataaacagacataaagagacataaacagacacataaacagacataaacagagacataaacagacataaagagacataaacagacataaagagacataaacagagacataaagagacaaactgagacataaagagacaaactgagacataaacagagacataaacagagacataaacagagacataaacagagacataaaaagagacataaacagacataaagagacataaagagacaaactgagacataaacagagacataaacagagacataaaaagagacataaacagacataaagagacataaacagagacataaagagacataaagagacataaacagagacataaacagacataaagagacataaacagagacataaacagacataaagagacaaacagagacataaacagagacataaagagacaaactgagacataaacagagacataaagagacataaacagagacataaagagacaaacagagacataagagacataaacagagacataaagagacaaactgagacataaaagagacataaacagagacataaagagacataaagagacaaactgagacataaacagagacataaagagacaaactgagacataaacagagacataaagagacataaagagacaaactgagacataaagagacataaagagacataaacagagacataaagagacaaactgagacataaacagagacataaacagatacataaacagagacataaagagacaaactgagacataaacagagacataaacagacataaacagagacataaaagagacataaacagaacataaacagagacataaacagagagacataaacagagacataaagagacaaactgagacataagagacataaacagagacataagagacataaacagagacataaacagacataaacagagacataaacagagacataaacagacaaacaggacataaacagagacataaaagagacaaactgagacataaacagagacataaacagagacataaacagagacataaacagagacaaaagagacataaacagagacataaaaagacataaacagacataaagagacataaacagagacataaagagacataaacagagacaaacagagacataaagagacataaacagagacataaaaagacaaagagacataaacagagacataaagagacataaacagagacataaactgagacataaactgagacataaacagacataaacagagacataaacagacataaccagagacataaacagacataaagaggacaaacagagacataaacagagacataaacagacataaacagagacataaagagacataaacagagacataaaagacAAACaggacataaagagacataaacagagacataaagagacaaacagacataaagagacataaacagaacagagacataaagagacaaactagagacataaacagacaaaagagacataaacagacataaagaagacataaacagagacataatcagacaaactgagacataaacagagacataaacagagacataaacagagacataaaaagagaCATCACAAAACAgacacataaacagacataaacagagacataaacagacataagaGACATAAACAACataagagacataaacagagacataaagagacaaactgagacatacaaactgagacataaacagagacataaagagacataacagagacataaacagagacataaagagacataaaccatacaacagagacataaagagacaaactgagacataaacagagacataaacagagacataaagagacataaacaacATGAGAcataacagagacataaaaagagacataaagagacataaacagagacataaacagacataaagacataaacagagacataaacagacataaagagacaaacagagacataaacagagacataaagagacaaactgagacataaacagagacatatgagacataaacagagacataaagagacaaacagaacataaagagacataaacagagacatagaacactgagacataaagagacataaacaaaCATGAGACATaaacaaactgagacataaacagagacataaatttgagacaaactgagacataaacagagacataaaagagACATGttagagacaaactgagacataaagagacataaagagacataaacagagacataaaagagacaaactgagacataaacagagcagagacataaagagacaaagagacataaacagacataaacagagacataaacagagacataaacagagacataaacagagacataaacagacataaacagagacataaagagacaaactgagacataaacagagacataaacagagacataaacagagacataaaaagagacataaacagacataaaagagacataaacagagacaaaagagacataaacagagacataaacagagacataaacagagacataaacagagacataaaaagagacataaacagacataaagagacataaactgagacataaacagagacataaacagagacataaagagacaaaagagacataaacagacataaacagacataaagagacataaacagacataaagagacataaaaagagacataaacagacataaagagacataaacagagacataaacagacataaagagacaaacagagacataaacagagacataaagagacaaactgagacataaacagagacataaagagacataaacagagacataaagagacaaacagagacataaacagagacataaacagagacataaagagacataaacagagacataaagagacaaactgagacataaagagacataaacagagacataaagagacataaagagacaaactgagacataaacagagacataaagagacaaacagacataaacagagacataaagagacataaagagacaaactgagacataaagagacataaagagacataaacagagacataaagagacaaactgagacataaacaatCAAACAGAGATTTCATGAAAGAACAAACTGAGTCATAAAGAGTGACATAAAgaagacataaacagagacatggaagagacaaactgagacataaacagagacaaacagagacataaagagacaaactgagacataaagagacatgaAGTGATGTTTCCAAAGAGATGACATAAAcaggacataaacagagacataaagagacctaAACTGCAGGTGGAGGCTATATGAGGTTAGACTTTGTGGGAAGCCTGGTGGTCCCAGTGCtaaagagcacaaacagatcggGGACCACTGTCAACTGAAAGGTGATCTTAAACCCAATATAATGAAAAACCGTAAAGATTTCATGATAGTGTAGAACTCAACTGTCCTTGTGAGTGTTAGAACACAACTGTTGGAAGACATTGAGTTCTATTGGACACAGAACGATGGTTAGACAAGGACCAGGATGCAACGCAGACAACAAGAGAAAAGTGGAACTGAAGTCCAACACTGAAAGTGATGTTTCCAAACTGAAAAGCATGTATTCAACCTGGATGGTACAATGACAGGTGACGGACCAAAGCTGTTCAACGTTACTGTCAACTGTTAGTGTAGAACTCAATGTTCAATTAAAACGTTACTGTCAACTGTTAGTGTAGAACTCAATGTTCAATTAAAACCTTAATGTCAACTGTTAGTGTAGAACTCAATGTTCAATTAAAACGTTACTGTCAACTGTTAGTGTAGAACTCAATGTTCAATTAAAACGTTACTGTCAACTGTTAGTGTAGAACTCAATGTTCAATTAAAACCTTAATGTCAACTGTTGGTGTAGAACTCAATGTTCAATTAAAATGTTACTGTCAACTGTTGGTGTAGAACTCAATGTTCAATTAAAACATTACTGTCAACTGTTAGTGTAGAACTCAATGTTCAATTAAAACGTTACTGTCAACTGTTGGTGTAGAACTCAATGTTCATTTAAAGCGTTACTGTCAACTGTGGTGTAGAACTCAATGTTCAATTAAAATGTTATTAAAATATATGATGGAGAACAATCCAACGGATCACCTGATACACACAGTGAATGTTGGTTATTAACACATCTCCATGGAACAGCACATGTCCAGTTGTTTGGCGAGAACTGGACTGTAGTGAGGCTTTGAGGGGAGAGGACATCTTTCTGAGGGCAGGCTGGGGCTTTGAGGGAGAGGACATCTTTCTGAGGGGCAGTCTGGGGCTTTGAGGGGACAGGACATCTTTCTGAGGGGCAGGCTGATGCTTTGAGGGAGAGGACATCTTTCTGAGGGGCAGGCTGAGGCTTTGAGGGAGAGGACATCTTTCTGAGGGGCAGTCTGGGGCTTTGAGGGGACAGGACATCTTTCTGAGGGCAGTCTGGGGCTTTGAGGGGAGAGGACATCTTTCTGAGGGCAGGCTGAGGCTTTGAGGGGAGAGGACATCTTTCTGAGGGGCAGTCTGGGGCTTTGAGGGGACAGGACATCTTTCTGAGGGGCAGTCTGGGGCTTTGAGGGGAGAGGACATCTTTCTGAGGGGCAGGCTGAGGCTTTGAGGGGAGAGGACATCTTTCTGAGGGGCAGTCTGGGGCTTTGAGGGGAGAGGACATCTTTCTGAGGGGCAGTCTGGGGCTTTGAGGGGAGAGGACATCTTTCTGAGGGGCAGTCTGAGGCTTTGAGGGGAGAGGACATCTTTCTGAGGGGCAGTCTGGGGCTTTGAGGGAGAGGACATCTTTCTGAGGGGCAGTCTGGGGCTTTGAGGGGAGAGGACATCTTTCTGAGGGGCAGTCTGGGGCTTTGAGGGAGAGGACATCTTTCTGAGGGGCAGTCTGGGGCTTTGAGGGACAGGACATCTTTCTGAGGGGCagtgtgaggctgtgtgtggtGGAGAGGACATCTTTCTGAGGGGCTTTGGCTGGGACAAAGTCAGATTGGTGTGTTCAGGGGTAAAGTGGgcgtgcgcacgtgtgtgtgtgtgtgcgtgtcaggtgcgtgttgtgtgtgtgtgtgcgtgtgtgtgtgtgtgtgcgtgtgcgtgtgtgtgtgcgtgtgtgtgtgtatacttctTCTTATTGGTACTTTGTCCTTGATGTTCACActatgtactgtagatcaatgaCTAGCCAGGGATAAAGATATCCATGACATTCATTCTGCCAATATCAGAAAGTCAGGCCTACGTATTTTACCCTTTAAAGCCAACAGCACAAACTGGtatggtatggatatctctggtatggatatctctggtatggatatctctggtatggatatctctggtatggatatctctggtatggatatctctggtatggatatctctggtatggatatctctggtatggatatctctggtatggatatctctggtatggatatctctggtatggatatctctggtatggatatctctggtatggatatctctggtaaggatatctctggtatggatatctctggtatggatatctctggtatggatatctctggtatggatatctctggtatggatatctctggtatggatatctctggtatggatatctctggatatctctggtatggatatctctggatATCTCtgtggtatggatatctctggtatggatatctctggtatggatatctctggtatggatatctctggtatggatatctctggtatggatatctctggtatggatatctctggtatggtatggatatctctggtatggatatctctggtatggatatctctggtatggatatctctggtacagatatctctggtatggatatctctggtatggatatctctgatatggatatctctggtatggatatctctggtatggatgtctctggtatggatatctctggtatggatatctctggtatggatgtctctggtatggatatctctggtatggctgtctctggtatggatatctctgatatggatatctctgggatggatatctctggtacagatatctctggtatggatatctctgctatggatatctctggtatggatatctctggtatggatatctctggtacggatatctctgctatggatatctctggtacagatatctctggtatgtc is a genomic window containing:
- the LOC124029316 gene encoding basic salivary proline-rich protein 1-like; this translates as MPPQNQPPEVPTQAPAPSPPPSSSHPPPPSDLRFQHLPNPPPPPLKGGVFSDGRGDGRSHQGHPSSSSSSSGQSKSHRKQSYPLRGRYRGRWSPTGTRRPSPGQRGLSRTPTKWSLTGPPLPDRQAKAPQKDVLSTTHSLTLPLRKMSCPSKPQTAPQKDVLSLKAPDCPSERCPLPSKPQTAPQKDVLSLKAPDCPSERCPLPSKPQTAPQKDVLSPQSPRLPLRKMSSPLKAPDCPSERCPLPSKPQPAPQKDVLSPQSPRLPLRKMSCPLKAPDCPSERCPLPSKPQPALRKMSSPLKAPDCPQKDVLSPQSPRLPLRKMSSPSKPQPAPQKDVLSLKASACPSERCPVPSKPQTAPQKDVLSLKAPACPQKDVLSPQSLTTVQFSPNNWT